The stretch of DNA ATGAACGGCTGGCAGGATTTGTCGGAGAGCAATTCCAGGAGAAACTGCCACAGCTGAATAGGTCCGCTtcctgggggaaaggggagagtcGTATGTTTTTATAGATTTGAAGTGTGGCAAGGCTTTGGGCCTTTCTAACGGAACAGGCTGACGGAGGAACGGGGGCCCCTactctgggcagggagccaaCATGAAGGCACATCTCCCAAGCGTGGTGACAGGACGGACCGCTTTAATGGCATCAGGCGAGACACACATTCTGGggtctccctgccttcctccccctcctgaAAAAGTGGGCACTTCACGCCCCTGGTTGCTGAGTCGGGTCTTTCTGGAAGAAAATCCAGGGCCACCAACTCTTCACCTTAAAATTCCtcattctgggggtgcctggctggctcagtgggtagagcaggGGATTGGCTGCGAGTTggagccccaagctgggtgtagagagattttaaaaatgaaatcttaaaaaaataaaaaattcctcaTCCTGCTTAATGGTTTCTTATGTAATAAGTTTCAGGGTTCCTTTCTAGAACCACCCAGTGGgaccggggtgggggtggctgaAACGGCATTTCACCACAGAAGGAGGCATGTCTCATGGAATCCCAGGCTGCGGCTTTCCTGCCCAACGACGGCGGGTAAATTGCCTAACCCAAGACTTGGTTTACTCAACACCACTCGGTCACCTGGGGTTGCCTCCACCGCCTCCCTGGATCTGGTGAGGTACACTTTGGTTTTCATATGCCTTTTCTGGATTGATATTTAGAACCGACGTCTTGTGAGgaactattttaaagatgaggaacaGCTCAGAGGCAAGGTGCCCCGCCCGAGATCACACACCCATGAAGAGTCATTCCTCAAGACCCAGTGGCCATCAGCCATGAGGCTGTAAAGCACCAAGAACGGGAGTTCTGGACCAGGCACAACCAGGTTGCTCATGTGACCATGGAGAGCTGTCTGCCTCTGAGCCAACCGTCCCACGGGTCCAACAGGGTCACGCCCACCCCCGCTGGGCTGCTCCAAGGACAAGCAACTATATGTGCCTACTTAACCGCACAGAGCCGACAGTCAACAAATGGTAACCAATATTCAAATGAAAAacagcaaggggcgcctggatggctcagtcggttgagcagctgagtcttgattttggctcaggtcatgagctcagggtcatgaggtcgagcTGTGTCGTGacccgtgctcagtggggagtctgctctggattctctctctccctgtccctggcCCCCCTCTCCACCTCGTGCTTGCATAGGCTTCCACACtcctctttctcaataaataaataaatttaaaaccttaaaaagaaaaagaaaaagaaagacagtcaCACCATGGCTGTTTATTTTCTTACCAACCCAATTCCTGTGGGTGTTCgggatgataaaaaagaaaaaagtgactgCTTCtgtactgaatattttaagtaggCATTTTTTAATCCAGTGGCTCCATATggtcaaaataggaaaaaaacacatttaaagacccatgaagcaatgaaaaaaaaatcttggtgttTTTGCTAAAGTACTGGAAATATTTGGTTCTAAAAACAGCTTTAATATTTGTCCTTTGCCTAAAATAGCTCTTGcccaaatcttaaaaataagatggATTTTAGAAGCAAGCAAAGGTAAACAGTCCCCGTGATGTTTGAGTCTGGCTCTGCTGTCCCTCCCTGGGCCAGTTTACATTCTTTGGGACTCGTGGAGTGGGTGAGTCAGAGCTGAGGCCTCCACGGGCCCGGGCCCCCCCACGTCTGCGCCTCTCCGGACTGGCTGAGCACATCCCAGGGAGAGGGCGGCCTGTGGGCTCCCATCCACGCCACTATGCACGACGGTTCGTGCGAGCTCGGCCTTTTTAGGATTCAGGGGTACAGCCTGCCTGATTCAGGATGACAGCCACGCATCAAGTGTGGGCTGTAGCTACAATGTGCTCGGACCAGAAACAGCCTGGAGGAACACGGCGTTGGGTCAGGGCCTTGGGGAGGGCACAGGGAAGGCCGGTGTGACGCACTCACCCGTGAAGCCAGCCAGCACTGCCGCGGGTATAACCGGTTTGCCCTGCTCCACTGGGTCGCTCCTCTCCTGGATGTAGTCCTTGAAGGACATGGTCGGCTTATTGAGGCACAGGGACTGGCTGCAGTCATCCTCGAAGCTCTCAAAGGACGGCACGCGCTGCACGTCAAGCAGCGATGACTGGCTGTTCCAGGACTGCAGCAGGGAGTCAGAGCTCTCGAAGCTGTCCGTGCCGTTCTCGGGGGAGTCGTGGTCCCGGGGCTTCCCTGGCAAAGACAGCCGGGCACAAACGCTGACTCTCCAGGACAGCGAATCGACTGGAGCTGCTGAGCgatgaggggcagggggtgggcgcATGGGTCCGACAGGCTGGTCTGGGGGCTGCAGCAACCCCGCTGCGCCTACAGCCCGCTGGTGCAGAGTCCTGGACTTCTCGCCAGGCTCTTACTCCTTACGACAAATGCCCTATACAATGACATCCTCCACCCACAGCAgcatggggcggggggagcaCGTCCTCACGGGATGGAGTATTATACAGCCATGAAAAAGAGCAACCGTGTGCCCCATCCAACAGCATGGCTGGGTCTCAGACACACGAGGAGCAAAAGACCaacatgaaagaaaatgtaaCGCAAGGATTCCGTTTCTATAAGCTCAAGGACAGGAAAAACGGATCTATGAGGACAAAAGTCAAGACAGTGGTTTCCTCCTGGTGTGGGGAAGCTGTGGACTGCGGGATTGTCATGTTCCTGCACCTTCTCCCAAAATATCCCACCGCAGTGGAGGAGATCCCGCTGCAACAGCAGGGGCCCTGTCTCATTCACTCAGTCCCCGCAGTGCCTAGCCCAGAGCCTAAAACACAGCAGGAGTCAGGCATGAGAGCAAATCCGTCCCCTGCAGGGACAGCGCGGGACAGCTGCTCAGGACGCAGAGGAGCGTCTGACTTCCTCCAACAGCTGAACACAGGCTACGCTGCTTAAGGAGCTCCTGTCTCTGTTCTACTGTGGCTCCTGGCAGCAACCCTTCCCCCTGGCTGACGGAGCTCTCGGGAGCCTGACTTACCGGAACCGCCGGCGAGCAGGTTCAAGTTGCCGCTCGGGAAGTCCTGACTGATGGGGCAGTAGTTGACACTGACGGTGCTGAGTCGAGACTTAGGGAGCATCTGAAACTCCTGCTCGGAACCGAGCATGCTGGACGCCGAGGAGGATGGACACACGTCCAGGAGGCCACCTTTGGGGTAGTTCTGGGTCTGCACACCATAGGCTGCCTGCTCCATGCCGAAGCCTGGGGTAGAACAATCGGATGGCAGAGCTATGAGGCAGGAGCGACGGGGTCATCAAAGACCCTCCGTGCCCTTGAACCAAATCAAATGCACCCAGTTCTGCACTCTCTAACCCTCTCCGAAACCGCATGGGCTTTGGCAGGCGGCTTTCCCGTCAGCTCCTCTTCTCAAGCCGTTCCCGCTCTCGGCCGATAAGCCCTTTGCCCAAACGCCTGCTGCCTCTGGACCATGATGCAACACCTCGACGTGAGCACTTCTACGGCCCTAGGTTATCAAATGCTTTCACGCGACTCTTGGGGTGGCGCAGGTCACTGGCTCTTTCTGCTTCCAAGGGCAATAAGGCTCAGAGAGACCAAGTGATTTCCCAGCCAGCATGTGACTTGTAAGGAACATCCCCTCGCTCTGCTGGCTAGGGTCCCCCCTCCTGCCCTGTAACCTACACTCATCAGTGTCACTGACCAGAAGGAAAGACCCGAATTCCAGGACACGTCTTTAAACTCCAAAGATCAGAGCAAACTCAGACTTGCTTTCTACATGCCTCCTGTGCCTGGACCCCTACTTATTACGCTAGCTCGGTCCACAGCTCCTCAGCTCATTCCTTCCACGCCGGGCTCTCTGAACTGCCTCGGACAGCACTGGCCAATGTAGAACACAGCCATGTAGGCAATGTCACATCTTCTAGAAGCCACAGAAGCAAActaaaagaaacaggtgaaattacttttatattttacctGTCCCTCTATTACCAATGatcattttaacatgtaatcaGTATCTTAAAATTGATTAAGGAGGCATTTTACGTTCTTTGTTCCATTAAGCTTATATTCTTACCACACGTCTCCATGTGGACCAGCCACGTTTCAAGTGTTCAGTGGCTCAACGTGTGGTCACCCGATGGGACAGCACAGGCTGAGACTGGCCTTTGGAACTTGcgcagatttatttttattttattgatttattttggggggttgggagtcccaatttaatagaaaaaattaacACCAAGGTCTTCAGGGCAGAACTGATTGGACTGACCTAGTGAATTGCTATTAATCCAATGAGGGACTGAGTTGAGGTGTGAATTTTCTTCATACTGATCTTCTGTCTTTTCTTGGTTTTCTGGAAAACAGGATTGCAAATCGAGGTTAAAACTATGCAAGAAAGAATGTTTATTTCTAAACTACTGCTATATGGTTATTTTAGGATAATTAAATGCATTTACGTTTCATATTTAAGCTGACGGGATTTGGTGTCACTTGGTCTTTTTCAAAAACTAGACACGGCAACACACTTTCTAATATCCGGAGTAAGTTTCCCAGAGTGAACGCTATCACTGGCTAAGTGAAATGTTCTGctgcataattttaaatatctacacTGTGATTTTAATTCATCTGTGCCAACAACAGACagttaaatatttatgaagtgccACGTGTCCCAGGGGCTGGGAATACAGTGGGTTAGTAAAGAGGACCCAGCTCCTGCCTGCTTGAGGTTAGGGTTCGTGGCTTCAAACCCCACGTTTCTCCAGGGCGAGATGGGCTCGGCACAGAGAGGCCAGCAGTGCTGTGGGACCCTGAAGGTGCCACGGTGCACCGGGACCTTGAAAAGGAAAAGGTTAGCATTCTTGGTGTGTGCTTATTTCCTACAAACACACTGAACCACGCATACCCACAAATCCAGACCCTCAGACTTACAGCCCGAGTGACGGTAAAACAGGCCCAACCTGCCAGTGAACAGATTTACCAGAAACTTGTCCAATCAGACTTGTTCAAATTCAGGGAGAATTTGGGGGTCTCCAAACATAAGTGTCCTTGGCCCCCAGAAGCCACAGCCAAGAGAGGGTGGCTGAATCCTAaggtctttttaaagattctgagTCTGTAAACAGTGTTGAAACTCAGTGTTGAAACCAAGTGAACGAGGACTATTGCTCTGAACTTGACCAAAGAACtagttttctcatatttttaaccTAACCCCTCACTAtagcttttttccctctcctttttaactggatatatttttaatactgcTGTCAACACTCTCTTAAGGTCTAAACCAAAACTTTCTATATGATGAGAGTTCTTCTGTTCAATGGCCAGTCTGTGTAATGTCAGTATATAAATATGCATCAATTATGTCTGCCTgtgtttaaatacataaaatcagaagaaattcTTGCTGCTGGATTCCATTTGGTCTTAGGAAAATTCATGGTCAAATTCACAGAGTTTGTCTGAATAAAGGCTCCCTTTCATTGAGGCTGACTTTCTTCTTTGGGTTCCATAAGGCGAGCCACGAAACACGGGACTTGCTGGCCTCCCAAGTCAGAGGCAACACATACGCCCCTGACGCAAGCCATCGGATCACCGTCAATAAGGTAGTGACTAAGGTTATTGCCTGGTGGCTATCCTTGATGCCAGACACACACAGATTAAAAAACCTATAATCGCTGCCACACATTTGACTCACTCGGTGGCATTCTCAGGTGATCTTGCTCCACACAATCTGAAACCCCGACCGTATGACTGCAGAGCACAGATCCTCCATCTCCCTTCCCTGCCACGGCTCTCCCCAACAGCGAGGCGCCCGGTTCCTCGGTGGGTACCTTTGATCATCTGCTCCAGATGCTCCCAGAGAATGTCGCCCACGAAATCAGGAGCCAGCTCCAGAAAGCGCTCCTTGCCCAGGTTGCACAACACCTGGCCATTCATGCCGAACCTCTGGAAATTGACGTTGACCAGGCTGAACTCATTGGTGGCCCAGAGAAGCCACTGGCACACTTGCTGCTCGGTCCACAGCCAGGGGTCTGCCGGGGAGGGAAGCAAAGACGGAACACAGGGAGAAAATGGAGTTACTCCGGGATCTACTCACAAAGTCCAGATGCGTTCCAGAGACTGGCTAGAGAAGCAAGACACCCCGGGAATTCTAAGACCCTGACAACAGTGCTGGATTAAGTGTTCAGTCAACAGGGTCCAACTAAAAACCAGCGCAGGTGAACCACATCCTTGCCACCCTGTAAGATGCTCCACgcaaagatggaagaaaaagtCGTTTCAGGCAGCTGCAGTCAGATTTGTTGTTCTCCTACAGCACGGACTCAGGGAAGCGCCTGGGGAGCACTTACTCTTTGGGATGCCCAGGCGGCGCTGCTCCTTCTTGAAGCCACTAAAGGTAGCTTTTAAGGCTTGACTCATGACAGCCTTGCTGCACGGAGTTAACAGAGGCAATTCATAGTTGGAAGAGTCTAGAAAGAAAACCCAGGGGGACATGAGGACTTTAAGCAGGCAAGACTGGAGAGAGAATTTAGGGGAGAAATCTTAGTTTTCAGAAAGGAACAATTCCAACTGCAAACCTTGatggcattcttttttatttttttttaaagattttatttatttatttgacagagaggtcacaagtaggcagagaggcaggcagagagcggggaaagcaggttccctgctgagcagagagcatgatgcgggactcgatcccaggaccctgagatcatggcctgagctgaaggcagaggcctaacccactaagaCACTCAGACGCCCTGTTGATGGCACTCTTCAAAAGAGTATAAAtattggggggacgcctgggtggctcagtgggctaagcctctgccttcagctcaggtcatgatcccagcgtcctgggatcgagtcccacatcgggctccttgctcagcggggagcctgcttctcctctgcctctgctgccactctgcctgcctgtgctttctctctctctctctctctctctctggcaaataaataaaatcttaaaaaaaaaaaaaaaaagagtataaatattaacaaaaattgGGGGATGGGGCAGCAGAAGTTGAGAAAGTATTATACATCTCATAACaacacttattaaaaaaaactgaaatagaacttaagctttattttattttgcaaattattttgcAGAACATGATTAAAAAACCAATTACCCTTCATCGAAATTTCTATCTAAAactcttttataatttttggacACTGAAGGAAAGTAATGGTTTTGGTCAAAAGTTTCAAGAGAGGCAAATGTGCAGTGTAACACTGCTTCCATTAAAGTAAAGAGAAGGCAAAGGGACTCCTTAGCACCTGTAAAGTCAGCGCACCtgcaatttttaatgaaaatctcCTCTGGATTCCCTCGGTAGTTTCAAGAATGATCAATGGCTGGCTCGGGATGGCAGGCTTATGCAAGtcaatgttttttaattaattttctaggTTATATTTTCTAGCACCTACTTCACAGGACAAAGTAATGTCTGGAATGTTTCCAACTAATAGCCCTATCACAGTAATTGCATAGGCATTATCTGACTGCTATccctttagaaaataataaacaacaaCATTAAGAACTATAGAAGTAAATGCAGACCGGCAAGTATAATTTTGCTGCCCCAAGACTCCGGGGCAGGGGATGATCAAACCTAACGGTGAGACCCTAGAAGGAGAAGCTGGAGGGCACTTTCATGGTCTGCTTTGCAGGTGCCCCTGGGACAAGGGGCCTGGGTCTGCAAGAGGGATGAGAACATCCCATCCCTGGAAATCCAGGGCCTCCTGCAGGCTGGAGTGTGTCTGGCGGTGGATGACGTCAGGACCCTCATGCTCATGAAGAAGGAAAACCGTCTTTTCCCAGGTCCACAGTCACTATCTGTGACTTCAATCTCAGTAGATGTGGCTATACATCAAACCCGAGATTGAAGAAACCAACCTTTGTCGCTTACCAGTGGTCATGTTTTTAGTAACTCAACTATGGGAAATCATGCATGATTGGTCAAGTCTgagtaacaaattaccatgagAAATGGAATCCAAGCCTGTTGGCACCTCTTGGAGAGTTTGCTCTTCACTGAGAGAGGGGAAAACGGTAAACAGGGACCCATCAAAGGTGTCAAAAGCTGGTTGGCGCTGCAAAACAGATGGAAAAGGAGACCGAAATTAATATTTAAACTCACTTAATTACCTGTTTGAAACGTGGTCCATGGTCATCTTCCCGATACACCCTGATGAAACTGGCAATTATAAAGCCATAAAAGGAAATGGCCAGTCAATGATCCAACCAGACTTCTTGTCAAAGTGATGGAAAGGATTCTGTTGAACTCTGGATCATTGCATCGACCTCCCGGAGTCAAGATGACTGGGAATTTCCTTTTAATGGCCTAACTAATTTCAGTGAGTAAACTAAGTAAACAAACCTAAAAATAATGGGAttttagaacagtgcttggtgGGACTTAGAGACCAGCTGGTCCAAACACCTGGCCCCTCTGTCCCATCaaagggaaactgagtcacacgCTCCACAGGACAGTTTTAGTTAGCTCAGTTACTGCAGTTAAAGCGAAGGCAGATGACTGAATGAAACTTGGAAAACAAACATGAAGCTAAACTATTGGtggaagcatttatttttatgtttaactgTGAAACGCTTTAATTGAAACTAGATTTTCCCCCTCATCAATTCCAATGGTTCAGAAGATAGTACTACATATGAAAACATTCCTCACAAAggattaattttataaatgtagaGATTTTGAAAAGACCCTTGCCCCGCATCATCCACTAAGGGGAAAgatttccaaaggaaaagaggTTTCAAGTTAAACTCTCTATAGCttagggggaggaagaggacacagacacagaaaaagataCTGTGTGTTGATCTCTGATAATTCGTCTGACACTTATGAAAGAGATAGCCTTTAGTGTAAGACCGGTTGATAAATAACAGAGAAGAGTCTTGATTCATCACTGTCTGACTTGCTGAGGAACAACGTAAAAGATGGTTATATTTTTCCAACATAAACTGGAAAGCCCATGTTATGTGTAACACAATGACCCATCTGTTGagtcatcaatttaaaaaatgtgcaacacatttacaaataaaattggtTTGGGTGCTTTcttcttagaaatgcagaacAATGCATGACGCATTACGTAAGAAGACAGGCAGAAGTTGGGACTCTGCTGAAAACACTCAAGGCAATGATGTCCCAATGATGTTGGAGGCCAGACCCCCAAAGTC from Neovison vison isolate M4711 chromosome 6, ASM_NN_V1, whole genome shotgun sequence encodes:
- the ETS2 gene encoding protein C-ets-2 — protein: MNDFGIKNMDQVAPVSNSYRGTLKRQPAFDTFDGSLFTVFPSLSEEQTLQEVPTGLDSISHDSSNYELPLLTPCSKAVMSQALKATFSGFKKEQRRLGIPKNPWLWTEQQVCQWLLWATNEFSLVNVNFQRFGMNGQVLCNLGKERFLELAPDFVGDILWEHLEQMIKENQEKTEDQYEENSHLNSVPHWINSNSLGFGMEQAAYGVQTQNYPKGGLLDVCPSSSASSMLGSEQEFQMLPKSRLSTVSVNYCPISQDFPSGNLNLLAGGSGKPRDHDSPENGTDSFESSDSLLQSWNSQSSLLDVQRVPSFESFEDDCSQSLCLNKPTMSFKDYIQERSDPVEQGKPVIPAAVLAGFTGSGPIQLWQFLLELLSDKSCQPFISWTGDGWEFKLADPDEVARRWGKRKNKPKMNYEKLSRGLRYYYDKNIIHKTSGKRYVYRFVCDLQNLLGFAPEELHAILGVQPDTED